A section of the Polyangia bacterium genome encodes:
- a CDS encoding amidohydrolase family protein, translated as MLFIGLLAACAGVAACSSSSSPPAAGSGGAGGTGGGTGGTNGTLDQHTMDLLNKAMGVTKPIADVHVHLFQPSRSGVAWPASTNTVLFKDYLPPTYMGIAQPLGILGSGIVEASPWNDDTQWLLGQVAATPATQAFFPWYVAQLDITSADFITNLTAYLKVDPMTNPNADKIVGLRVYLWSGTIDLTNAIQMANLAEVQKQGLTLEIISRVSRPVGQPPAETNPKAQVVALATMFPNIRIIIDHMAGAKIAAAMPDPNWMADITSLAAKPNIYIKWSAFFDSANASGDESMPWTAPKDMMSYKAIFDALFMAFGPDRMIWGSNYPVSELGGTQGMPLGNSIKEELTIAEAYLATQPTGVRDKVMFDNAILFYRRLPPGTPATTLSPTTMALQALKTGKTLPIMDTHVHEFQPSRPGVVWPASTNATLYKDYLPKTCTMAAGAKATCGPAYADEIAGQNVILSNVVEASPRNNDATGNYDTDWVLSQIKGNDQFFNYAAELDITSKDFIRNLDLNTSGMTADGIDRSKMISGLRVYLWSGTIDLTDATQMANLAEVQKRGMTLDIISRVSRPAGQPPAETNPKAQVVALAKAFPKIRIIIDHMAGAKIDAAMPVPTWVADITSLAAQPNIYIKWSAFFDAANATGDESMPWVAPKDMMSYKGVFDALWAAFGEDRLIWGSNWPVVKLAGTVAEEVKIAEDYLATKTPAQRDKVMFKNAILFYRRVLPQ; from the coding sequence GCAGCTCGTCTTCGCCGCCCGCGGCCGGTTCGGGCGGTGCCGGCGGCACCGGCGGCGGCACCGGCGGCACCAACGGGACGCTGGATCAGCACACGATGGATCTGCTGAACAAAGCCATGGGCGTGACCAAACCCATCGCCGACGTTCACGTCCACCTTTTCCAGCCCTCGCGTTCGGGCGTCGCCTGGCCGGCCTCGACCAACACGGTTCTGTTCAAGGACTACCTGCCCCCGACGTACATGGGCATCGCCCAGCCGCTGGGCATTCTGGGCAGCGGCATCGTCGAAGCCAGCCCGTGGAACGACGACACGCAGTGGCTGCTCGGGCAGGTGGCGGCGACGCCGGCGACGCAGGCGTTCTTTCCCTGGTACGTCGCCCAGCTGGACATCACGTCGGCCGACTTCATCACCAATCTGACCGCGTACCTGAAGGTCGATCCGATGACCAACCCGAACGCCGACAAGATCGTCGGCCTTCGCGTCTATCTGTGGAGCGGAACCATCGACCTCACGAACGCCATTCAAATGGCCAACCTGGCCGAGGTGCAAAAGCAAGGGCTGACGCTTGAGATCATCAGCCGCGTTTCGAGACCGGTCGGCCAGCCGCCGGCGGAGACGAACCCGAAAGCGCAGGTCGTGGCCCTGGCCACCATGTTCCCGAACATCCGCATCATCATCGACCACATGGCCGGGGCGAAGATCGCGGCGGCAATGCCGGATCCGAACTGGATGGCGGACATCACCTCGCTGGCGGCGAAGCCGAACATCTACATAAAGTGGTCGGCCTTCTTCGACTCCGCCAACGCCTCGGGTGACGAGAGCATGCCGTGGACCGCGCCCAAGGACATGATGAGCTACAAGGCCATCTTCGATGCGCTGTTCATGGCCTTCGGTCCGGATCGCATGATCTGGGGCTCGAACTATCCGGTCTCCGAGCTCGGCGGCACACAGGGCATGCCCCTCGGCAACAGCATCAAAGAAGAGCTCACCATCGCCGAGGCCTATCTGGCGACGCAGCCGACCGGTGTGCGCGACAAGGTGATGTTCGACAACGCCATCCTCTTTTACCGTCGGCTGCCGCCCGGCACGCCGGCCACCACGCTGAGCCCGACCACGATGGCGCTCCAGGCGCTGAAGACCGGCAAGACGCTGCCGATCATGGACACCCACGTTCACGAGTTCCAGCCGTCGCGCCCGGGCGTGGTGTGGCCGGCCTCGACCAACGCCACCCTCTACAAGGACTACCTGCCGAAGACGTGCACGATGGCCGCCGGGGCCAAAGCCACCTGCGGACCGGCGTACGCCGATGAAATCGCCGGCCAGAACGTCATCCTCTCGAATGTCGTCGAGGCCAGCCCGCGCAACAACGACGCCACCGGCAACTACGACACCGACTGGGTGCTCAGCCAGATCAAGGGCAACGATCAATTCTTCAATTACGCGGCCGAGCTGGACATCACGTCGAAGGACTTCATCCGCAACCTGGATCTGAACACCTCGGGCATGACCGCCGACGGCATCGATCGCAGCAAGATGATCTCCGGCCTGCGCGTCTACCTGTGGAGCGGGACGATCGATCTGACAGACGCCACCCAGATGGCCAATCTGGCCGAGGTGCAAAAGCGCGGCATGACCCTGGACATCATCAGCCGCGTCTCGAGACCGGCCGGCCAGCCCCCGGCGGAGACGAACCCGAAAGCGCAGGTCGTGGCCCTGGCCAAAGCCTTCCCGAAGATTCGCATCATCATCGATCACATGGCCGGCGCGAAGATCGACGCGGCGATGCCCGTTCCGACCTGGGTGGCCGATATCACGTCGCTGGCCGCGCAGCCGAACATCTACATCAAGTGGTCGGCGTTCTTCGACGCCGCTAACGCCACCGGCGACGAGAGCATGCCGTGGGTCGCGCCCAAGGACATGATGAGCTACAAGGGCGTCTTCGACGCCCTGTGGGCCGCCTTCGGCGAGGATCGGCTGATCTGGGGCAGCAACTGGCCGGTGGTGAAGCTGGCCGGCACGGTGGCCGAAGAGGTCAAGATCGCCGAGGACTACCTGGCGACGAAGACTCCGGCCCAGCGCGACAAGGTGATGTTCAAGAACGCCATCTTGTTCTATCGCCGGGTCCTGCCGCAGTAA